One segment of Primulina tabacum isolate GXHZ01 chromosome 6, ASM2559414v2, whole genome shotgun sequence DNA contains the following:
- the LOC142550154 gene encoding uncharacterized protein LOC142550154: MLVKAARIYWEATKVTVNVRELKWDEFKELFYTKYFSGDVKAKKVKEFLELSHDTMYVAEYILKFEEGCIFFPFIAENDKDKGEHFLRGLKSEIRRDVHMSKVIAYQDIVERALLAEHDEQEIEKERQLRQEAFQARGHGTSTNVRGFHKGKGKMEQRNKPSLPSSDTERPVCPKCGKPHKGECLVGSGRCFRWKEMGHTTQKCPLSSNQGRVQGRIFAMTKESANPDSSVISGNILIFDKKALTLIDTGATHSFMYEVFMHYLSVEPTIMLLHFNIVLPSRDEICPTSIIKACLVQMSTRLLFADLIVIPMKGCIGFLASVLDVRKESNMQLQNIDVVQDYPDVFADDVPALPPDREVEFVIDLIPSTAPISKDPYIIAPTEMKELKTQLQELLDHGFIRPSSSPWGAPVLFVKKKDGSLRLCIDYQELNKVTIKKKYPLPRIDDLFDQFQGATVFSKIDLRSGYHQLKGKNEDIPKTAFRTRNEITLVSPGTVARLSALVFYSTLFDRIFKEQKVDNQLLELKRKSDLTGVFEFGLNRDGLLVFRGKICVPMGDEIRKDVLLETHTPPYSVHPGSTKKYQDLRRLYWWPSMKKDIMLFFVNV, from the exons ATGTTGGTCAAAGCTGCTCGTATCTATTGGGAAGCCACCAAGGTCACGGTTAATGTTAGAGAATTAAAGTGGGACGAATTCAAAGAATTATTCTACaccaaatatttttcaggagATGTCAAGGCTAAGAAGGTGAAGGAATTTCTTGAATTGAGCCATGATACTATGTATGTTGCTGAGTATATTTTGAAGTTCGAAGAAGGAtgcattttttttccttttattgctGAAAACGACAAAGATAAGGGAGAACACTTCCTTCGTGGTTTGAAGTCAGAGATTCGAAGAGATGTTCATATGTCAAAGGTGATCGCCTACCAAGACATTGTTGAGAGAGCCTTACTTGCCGAGCATGATGAACAAGAGATTGAGAAGGAACGACAGTTAAGGCAGGAAGCTTTTCAAGCTAGAGGGCATGGAACAAGTACTAATGTGCGAGGTTTccacaaaggaaaaggaaagatGGAGCAACGCAATAAGCCTTCTTTGCCTTCGTCAGATACGGAGAGACCTGTGTGTCCTAAGTGTGGAAAGCCACACAAAGGTGAATGTTTGGTTGGTAGTGGTCGATGCTTTAGATGGAAGGAAATGGGGCACACAACACAGAAGTGTCCTCTTTCTTCGAATCAAGGAAGAGTTCAAGGAAGGATTTTTGCAATGACCAAAGAAAGTGCTAATCCTGATTCTTCAGTGATATCAGGTAATATTTTAATCTTCGACAAGAAAGCACTTACATTAATTGATACTGGTGCGACACACTCTTTTATGTATGAAGTGTTCATGCATTATTTGTCTGTTGAACCTACTATTATGCTATTACACTTCAATATTGTGTTGCCCTCTAGAGATGAAATTTGTCCTACTAGTATCATTAAAGCCTGTCTTGTTCAAATGAGTACGAGATTATTGTTTGCTGATCttattgttattccgatg AAAGGTTGTATTGGTTTTCTAGCTTCAGTGTTGGATGTGCGCAAGGAAAGTAATATGCAATTACAGAATATTGATGTGGTTCAAGATTATCCTGatgtatttgcagatgatgtgcCTGCATTACCACCTgatcgagaggtggagtttgttaTTGATCTAATTCCAAGTACAGCTCCAATATCTAAGGATCCGTACATAATTGCTCCGActgagatgaaagaattgaagacccAATTACAGGAGCTATTAGATCATGGTTTTATCCGGCCTAGTTCATCgccatggggagctccggttttattcgtgaaaaagaaggatggatcGTTGAGATTATGCATTGATTATCAAGAACTCAACAAGGTAACTATTAAGAAAAAATATCCTTTGCCACGTATcgatgatctttttgatcaattTCAAGGAGCCACCGTGTTTTCGAAAATTGATCTTCGGTCCggatatcatcaattgaaggGGAAAAATGAGGACATACCAAAGACTGCTTTTAGAACGAG GAATGAGATCACTTTGGTATCTCCAGGTACAGTGGCTCGATTATCTGCACTGGTTTTCTACTCAACCTTATTTGATCGAATTTTTAAGGAACAAAAGGTGGACAATCAGTTATTAGAATTGAAGAGGAAAAGTGATCTGACAGGAGTTTTTGAATTTGGGTTGAATCGTGATGGTTTATTGGTCTTTCGAGGTAAGATATGTGTTCCTATGGGTGATGAAATTCGAAAAGATGTACTTCTTGAAACTCATACACCGCCATATTCTGTACATCCCGGTAGTACCAAGAAGTATCAAGATCTTCGACGTCTTTACTGGTGGCCaagtatgaagaaagatatcatgTTATTTTTTGTGAATGTCTAA